The genomic segment CCTCAGGATCCATCTTAGCTATGGCAAAACCTGCATGCACCATGACAAAATCACCCGGCGCAACTTCGTCGGTGAGCATCATTAGCGATACCTCACGCTTCGTACCCTCAATGTCCACAATGGCGCCAAACTCATCCATCTCATCTATCTTACCGGGGAAACCTAAGCACATATATCTACCTCACTCCTAATTCGCTGTTTTTTCGCATAGCCACCCACACGGCTAGGGCCAGTCCACCTACAAATCCGCCTACATGGGCCCACCATGCAACACCGCTACCCATAGTTCCGGCGGCAGAACCGTTCATGAACTGTATAAAAAACCATAGCAGAAGGAATATCACTGCGGGTATATCAACGAATGTGATAAAGAATATTATTATTAGCAGGGTCTTAACCTTTGCGTGAGGATAAAATATCAGATATGCGCCCATAACACCAGCAACCGCTCCGCTTGCTCCCACCATAGGAACCGTTGATCCGGGGAACATAATAACCTGCGTAACCGCCGCAAAAAGGCCAAGACCTAAATATGCCAGGATATACTTGAAGTGCCCCAACCTGTCCTCAATATTATCACCGAATATGAACAGAAAATACATATTCCCTAGGATATGCATAAAGTTACCGTGGATGAACATGCTCGTAAATATGGGGCGGACAGAATCAAGGACAAACGAGTCCGGATTCAGCACACGCTTAGGAATAAGCCCGTACTCGTAGAAATACCAGCCCTTCTCAGGTCCGATACCC from the Limisalsivibrio acetivorans genome contains:
- a CDS encoding rhomboid family intramembrane serine protease yields the protein MLIFVYQPGIGPEKGWYFYEYGLIPKRVLNPDSFVLDSVRPIFTSMFIHGNFMHILGNMYFLFIFGDNIEDRLGHFKYILAYLGLGLFAAVTQVIMFPGSTVPMVGASGAVAGVMGAYLIFYPHAKVKTLLIIIFFITFVDIPAVIFLLLWFFIQFMNGSAAGTMGSGVAWWAHVGGFVGGLALAVWVAMRKNSELGVR
- a CDS encoding HypC/HybG/HupF family hydrogenase formation chaperone, which produces MCLGFPGKIDEMDEFGAIVDIEGTKREVSLMMLTDEVAPGDFVMVHAGFAIAKMDPEEAEKTLETLRDIAFNMDEEDFA